The Saccharomyces mikatae IFO 1815 strain IFO1815 genome assembly, chromosome: 2 sequence GCGTTGCAAGTGGATAAGGAAAAGTTCCCCGAAATTTCTTCTGAGGGAAGATTTGCTTTAGAGAATAATTCCGAGAATAGTAAAGTAAGCAAAAATGGAACTATTTTGGCTGAAAGGGCAAACCAAGAAGATGATACTACTTCTATCAGCGCCAAGGATAACTTAGATGGGTTTGTCAAGACGCTGAGGGAGATAGCAAGATTAGATAATATTGTTTCGTCTATCTGGAATCCCTTGGATGACTCTATACTTGCATATGGTGAAAAAGATTCTGTTGCAAAACTAGCTAAAATAATACAAACAGATCAAGAAGGACGAAAGCTCTGGGATGTCATTATAATAGCGGAATTAAGACACCCCTTCGCTTTAAGTGCTAGTAGTGGTAAGACAACAAATCAAGTTACATGTCTTGCTTGGTCGCAGGATGGTAATTCAATTGTAACAGGTGTGGAGAATGGTGAGTTAAGATTATGGAACAAGTCAGGTGCACTTCAGAAcgttttgaattttcatAGAGCGCCTATAGTCTCTATCAAATGGAGCAAAGATGGAACGCACTTTATTTCCATGGATGTAGAAAATGTCACTATACTCTGGAATGTTTTGAGTGGTACCATCATGCAACATTTTGACTTAAGAGAAACCGGCAGATCTTCTACTAATTCGGAGAACAATACTGATAGGGATTCACTTGGTGTTGATGTTGAATGGGTAGACGATGACAAATTCGTTATTCCCGGCCCTAAAGGTGCTATTTTCGTATATCAAATTACAGAAAAGACACCTATTGGCAAACTCGTTGGACATCATGGGCCTATCAGTGTCCTGGAGTTTAACAACTCCAATAAACTCCTACTAAGTGCTTCAGATGACGGTAGTCTAAGAATATGGCATGGCGGTAACGGTAATTCCCAAAATTGCTTCTACGGGCACTCACAAAGTATAGTATCGGCGTCATGGGTCGGTGATGACAAAGTAATATCATGCTCAATGGATGGGTCTGTTCGCCTATGGTCATTGAAGGAGAATATACTATTAGCTCTATCGATCATAGATGGTGTCCccatttttgttggaaGATTATCACAAGACGGAGAAAAATACGCAGTCGCCTTCATGGATGGGCAAGTGAATGTCTATGATCTGAGAAAACTGAGTAGTAATCCACAGAATCTAATGCAGCAATCTTTATATCACAGTAGCACTGATAACGTTTTAGTTCCGAAACCTATTCCTCTCTACGCTAGTTATCAAAGTAGCCAAGACAACGATTGCATATTTGACCTGTCATGGAACTGTGCGGGTGACAAGATTTCTGTAGCATACTCACTTGAAGAGGGTTCAATTGTGGCAATATAAATTCTTAAGTACAATACATATATAGATCactttatcattattattatcatctcTTATTCACCAAAGGCAAAGAGTGAAAAATTGCGCAGTGTAAAACGCCGCGGCCCATTCGCGTGTGTGACGTTGTACAGAAATCTCGAAGAGTCATCACTTTGAAGATAACGACCGCTCTCGATGAGAAAAGACAATAagctttgattttttcatattttttaagCGTTATAGCTGGAATCGGTTTCTTTAGCTTATTTTCTAACCTTTTGGCTGATAGAATTACGATTGATACCTAGGATTGGCaatagaaaagagaagaaatcaGTACAATAAATTCtgtatattatatttgtaGTTAGTCATGAGTGAAGAATTTCCTACGCCGCAACTCCTGGATGAGTTGGAAGATTCTCAGAAAGTTACCAATGTGAACGGGAAGAAAGAGTTAAGTCCTAATCGTGTATTGAAGGATATTTTTGCTGGTACTGTCGGTGGTATTGCGCAGGTTCTTGTAGGGCAGCCATTTGATACAACAAAAGTTAGACTTCAGACGGCTACTACAAGGACAACAACGTTGGATGTATTGCGTAACCTAGTAAAAAACGAAGGG is a genomic window containing:
- the SIF2 gene encoding Sif2p (similar to Saccharomyces cerevisiae SIF2 (YBR103W); ancestral locus Anc_3.344) — translated: MSITSEELNYLIWRYCQEMGHEVSALALQDETRVLEFDEKYKEHIPLGTLVNLVQRGILYTESELMVDSKGDISSLDERHLSDDFNLVQALQVDKEKFPEISSEGRFALENNSENSKVSKNGTILAERANQEDDTTSISAKDNLDGFVKTLREIARLDNIVSSIWNPLDDSILAYGEKDSVAKLAKIIQTDQEGRKLWDVIIIAELRHPFALSASSGKTTNQVTCLAWSQDGNSIVTGVENGELRLWNKSGALQNVLNFHRAPIVSIKWSKDGTHFISMDVENVTILWNVLSGTIMQHFDLRETGRSSTNSENNTDRDSLGVDVEWVDDDKFVIPGPKGAIFVYQITEKTPIGKLVGHHGPISVLEFNNSNKLLLSASDDGSLRIWHGGNGNSQNCFYGHSQSIVSASWVGDDKVISCSMDGSVRLWSLKENILLALSIIDGVPIFVGRLSQDGEKYAVAFMDGQVNVYDLRKLSSNPQNLMQQSLYHSSTDNVLVPKPIPLYASYQSSQDNDCIFDLSWNCAGDKISVAYSLEEGSIVAI